A region of the Candidatus Schekmanbacteria bacterium genome:
TGCCGGATATTTTATTCGAATCACAGCCTACACCAAAGATATCAACACCAAATTTTCCATTTCCTGAAATGACATTTCGCTCGGCAATATCATCTACACCATCTCCATCTGTACCTATTATATTATTGCTAGCACCATTTATTATTATCACACCATCATTCTTATTGCCTTTATCAACCAGCCCGGTTGAATCGACGCCGATATAATTACCCCATATATGGTTGCCTGTAGCGGATGTGCCTGAAATAAATATGCCATGGTCACCAAAGCTATGTATGGAAAGTCCGCAGATTACATTGTTGGAAGAAAGCAACGAAATTCCGCTAAATCCTTCAAGGTTGCTGCCATCGAGTTCAATTTTAATGACAGCTGTTGAATCATCAGTGCGGGAAGTGGCAGTATTCTTAGAAGCTCCCGGTTGGGAATAACCGTTGATAACAGTCCCATCATCATATATTGTTGGCAACACTGAAATTGGTTGAATAATATGGGGTCCATCCCCGTCGATATTAAAGTTTATGGTATCAGAAATTCCTTTTCCAACAGTGCCGGATATTAAAATCTGCTCCTCTGCTGTAAGGTCTGAATATGACAACTGTCCTTCTGATAATTCAATCGCTTCACGAAGAGTAATCTTAGAGTCGCGTCCTTTGCCTGTTTGCGTCGTATTTACTGTTATTGTCCCTGCAAAGGAAAAGCTCTCTATTAGGATAGAGACCAATAGACAGATGCTTAAAAAAAATCTTTTTTTTAAAATTAACTTACCCCTACCAAACAATTTCTTCATATCTCATAAGATACTTAAAAGTATAGTCATCGTCAATGTAAGCAAATAATGAACTATTTTTGCAATGTTTATAACCTTTATTACATCTCAATCAAAAGATGGCTATTTTAGTCTTGTAATCATAATCGGAATATGAGATTAACTAATCAAACTTTCACTTTAAAAATGGCAATGTCTTCTTTCACATCAAAAGAGAAATTTCATATAAATCACCGACTCACTGAAAAAGAGAATTTACCGCTTTATTTCAAGAGAATAATAGTCACTTCTCCGAGAAACTATGCCTCGTCTCTAATAGCCATATTGACTGAAAAAGGAGCGAAAGCCATTTGGCTTCCTTCAATTGAAATATCGCCTTTGGAGGATTATACCATTCTTGACAAGGCAATAAAAAATATATCAAGCTACGATTGGATTGCATTTACAAGCAGGAATGGAATTGAAGCTTTTTTCAATCGGTTGGAGACATTGAAACTATCAATAGATGAAGTTTTCTGTAAGATTAAAACCTGTGCTATTGGTGCAGACAGCCGTGGGCTTGAAGAAAGAGGCATAAAAGCAACACTAATACCAAAAGAGTCAAGCCCAAGAGGCATTATTGAGGAATTGTCAAAAATGGGTGTTAAAAAGGAAAAATTTTTACTTCCTGTCCCTGAAGTTGTTGGATTGAGTGAACCATATGTAGTGCCGGATTTCATCAATGGATTGAAGGAAATTGGAATGATAACTGAAAAAGTCCCTGCTTATAAGACATCCTCCATCACCAGTGGAAACGAACTCGAAAAGCAAATGATTCTCGAAAAAAATGTAGATATGATAGCAATCACAAGCTCAACGGAAATAGAAAGCTTATTATCAATAATGGGAGAAAAAAGGGATACCTTAAATGATATTCCCTTTGCAATTATGGGTCCTTATACAGGCAAGACAGCAAAAGACAGGGGATTGAATGTTAAGGTTATGCCGGAAAAAAATTTTTCTTCCTTTTATGATTTCGTAAGCGCAATCGAAGATTATTTCAAATCAATTTAAGATCAAAATCTGCTTTCAACTCCAATAACATAGCGGGCTACATTGGAAGGTATTCCTCCATTTTCATAGTAAAATTTGCTAAAAACATTTTCGATTGCAAAAGTAAGTTTTATCTTGCCGCTGAATAGCGGTTGAGACATCTTATAATCCCAAATCCAATGTTCTGGTTGAGTCAATAAGCCGCCCGGATAAAGGGCAGTTACAAATTTTGTCGTGCTTTTGAATCTTCCATTTATATTGATATTTAAACCAAAGGGAAAAGTATAACTGCCTCCTAATTTTAAAATATGAGTAGGGACATATACCAGTCTGTTATCGTGTGCAAATTCAGGTCCTACTGGTCTGCCATCTGGTGCACGAAGGAGTTTTTGTGGTGTCCCCTGACTAAAATCAAAGGGATTATTATTCCCTATAACAGCCCTCTGAAATAGGTACGACACGGTAATATTCAAATTTTCTATTGGATTGATATCGAATGAAGTATCAAATCCCTGAAAAACGACATCAGGTCCATTTATAAAAAATGTGCTCCTTGTTTGAGTAAAATTTTTGTTGAATTTTTCTGTAAGCTCTGCCTGCCTTGCAGGAGAAACACCGAGCACTTTTTCAGCGTACTCTCCACCGTCGCTGAAACCTATAAATGTTACATTCTGGGCTATTTCAAAATCTGAATAATCATCATAGAAGTATGCAATATCTCCACTTATGTATTTTGTCGTAAATCTAAAACCAAGTTCATAAGTCCAATTAATTTCAGGTCCCAACAAAGGATTTCCATAAGAGCGTCCATTCGCTTGTGCAAGTCCGAACTTATGGGCAAATTCGGGAAATCTTCTCGCCCGTCCTACAGAGAATCTCAGGCTAGTACCTGGTTTGAATTCATAGTTGAGTCCCAATCTTGGAGAAAACTCATCATCAAAATCTTCTATAAAGGTGGTCGCTTGGTCCCATCTCCCGCCTACTGAAAAAGTAAGTTTTTTAAAGGTCAAAAGATTTTGAAAAAAAAGTGAATGAATATTTCTTTTAACACTCGGTGTTACATAACTTTGTGTCGCTGTTGAGCTTTTAGTCCATCGGTATTCCTGTCCTACTGTAAGGGTGTCTCCATCCAACAAATCAAACTTAAAGGTCAAATCATTTGCAAAATTGAAGGCTCTATTTATTGAAGTATCGGGCGAAGGTGTAAAAGGACCATCTCCGCCTCTGAATCCGTCTTTTGCTCCTTGTGCCTCCTCTTCTAAATTATAGTCAATAAAATCATTGACAAATATGAATGAAGCAGTTGAGGTGCTTTTTAAAAGCCCTAAGCGCATATTGTATGTTACATTTGGCGTTATTTCCCACTTATCAGAGACATTCAACCAATCTCTCCTATTAAATATATGCAGAAGAGATTGTAGAAAAGTATCCTTTGCGCTCGTAAGGGCAATATTACCCGGTGAAAAAATCGAATAGAAGGTCACGAGAGAATAACCGGGATTGACTCTCAATGTATTTCCTTCAAAAAGATTTATTCCAAGATTCAAACTGATAGAATATCTTTCTGACTTATCATGGTCGCCTACATCTGCAAGTTCATTGATATTCTTTCCAAGCATAAAAGGTATCTCTTTTCGATTGCTCAATATCTTTGTGCCGTCAGGAAGTCTTCCCTTCCCCGGATTTTTTTTTGCAAAAAGGACAAAAGCATTTCCAACCTTATTCTTATCTGCTGATGTAACACCACTTGAATGCGCATATGACCCACTTAGAGAATAATCAAAATACTTATTGCCCCAACTATGTGAAAAACTATAGTTTTCATAAAATTCCCTTTCTGCACCCCTTCTTCTTTGATATGTACTGAAACTGGCATTTGCACTGGTTACAGGCTTTTTTTGTCCTTTTTTTGTTATGATATTTATAACTCCTGCCGCCGCTTGTCCTCCATATTGGGCTGAAGATGCGCCTTTCAAGACTTCGATTCTTTCTATATTCTCTGGAGGAATCTGATATAAGTTTGCATACCCCGATAAAGGGTCATTTGCAGGAATGCCGTCAATAAGAAGCAGAATCCCACTCGATGCAGTCCTTGGAGGAGCAACAGTCCGTCCCCTTATCTTGATAATTTTTGTCATTAGAGATGAACCCGACTCCATTTGAACCCCCGGGGTATTTGTTAAGAGGTCAGCTGCTGTGCTTACTGATGGGATTTTTTCAATATCCTTTGAAGAAACCACTGCAACTGTTGCAGTAGTCTTTGAAAGCGGAACATTTAGTCTTTCCCCTGTAACGACATATTCTTCTCCCATAACTGCAGCGGCTTCTTCCAATTCAAGATTTATGGTTATAGACTTTTCAGGCAAAACAACAACATTTTCTGCTTGAGCAGGTTTGAATCCCAAAAGCTCGGCTCTAAGTATATATGTGCCCTCAGGCAGGTTAATCTCATATCTACCATCTTCATCGCTAAAAACTATGACGTCAGTGCCCTCAACAGAAATTGTTACACCAGGAATTGGCTCTTTGCTTTTTTTATCGACAATGCGTCCCTTAACAACACCCTTTTCAACAGCGTAAGAAGTTAAAGAAAAGATGAAGCAAAGAATAAAGAGAAATGAAGCTTTTAAGCTTGAATACCCGCAATTCATAATTTCCCTCCCCTTGCAAGTAAAGGAATTGGCACAATTTAGCTTTGACCAAAAAACTCTAAATTCGAGTTTCTTTCCAAAAAAATTTGGGTATCAAGCTTTCGCTGATAATGAACTTTCAACAGGTTTTTTCAAGCCAAGCTCATCATCGCATTTCTTTTTTATAACAATAAACCATAAGAGTGTAAAAGCATTTATTACAGCCTTGAAGATAAAAGCTGTCTGCACAGACAAGATATCCCTTATCATTCCAGCCGATTGTAATAGAATGATTATTCCAACAGACTGTACTGTGTTGACACCTCCTATTACAGTGCCAACAAGATGCCGTGGTGCCGCATCTGCTGCAAGGGTGTTTGCACCTATGACAACTCCCGACATTCCAAAGCCGATTAAGCCGATAGGCAGGCAAATAAGCCATGAAAATGGATTGTGAAATGTAAAAAGAATCGTAAATCCTATAGTTGAGCTCAACATAGAAATCATCAATGTAGCCATTCTGCCTATCTTATCGACCAAGGGGCCCGTAATCAGGTTGCTCAACATAGACATCAGCGCAAAAACCATCATTATAAGTCCTCCAAAACCTGTTGCTTTTACAGGTGTAA
Encoded here:
- a CDS encoding uroporphyrinogen-III synthase, with amino-acid sequence MRLTNQTFTLKMAMSSFTSKEKFHINHRLTEKENLPLYFKRIIVTSPRNYASSLIAILTEKGAKAIWLPSIEISPLEDYTILDKAIKNISSYDWIAFTSRNGIEAFFNRLETLKLSIDEVFCKIKTCAIGADSRGLEERGIKATLIPKESSPRGIIEELSKMGVKKEKFLLPVPEVVGLSEPYVVPDFINGLKEIGMITEKVPAYKTSSITSGNELEKQMILEKNVDMIAITSSTEIESLLSIMGEKRDTLNDIPFAIMGPYTGKTAKDRGLNVKVMPEKNFSSFYDFVSAIEDYFKSI
- a CDS encoding TonB-dependent receptor encodes the protein MNCGYSSLKASFLFILCFIFSLTSYAVEKGVVKGRIVDKKSKEPIPGVTISVEGTDVIVFSDEDGRYEINLPEGTYILRAELLGFKPAQAENVVVLPEKSITINLELEEAAAVMGEEYVVTGERLNVPLSKTTATVAVVSSKDIEKIPSVSTAADLLTNTPGVQMESGSSLMTKIIKIRGRTVAPPRTASSGILLLIDGIPANDPLSGYANLYQIPPENIERIEVLKGASSAQYGGQAAAGVINIITKKGQKKPVTSANASFSTYQRRRGAEREFYENYSFSHSWGNKYFDYSLSGSYAHSSGVTSADKNKVGNAFVLFAKKNPGKGRLPDGTKILSNRKEIPFMLGKNINELADVGDHDKSERYSISLNLGINLFEGNTLRVNPGYSLVTFYSIFSPGNIALTSAKDTFLQSLLHIFNRRDWLNVSDKWEITPNVTYNMRLGLLKSTSTASFIFVNDFIDYNLEEEAQGAKDGFRGGDGPFTPSPDTSINRAFNFANDLTFKFDLLDGDTLTVGQEYRWTKSSTATQSYVTPSVKRNIHSLFFQNLLTFKKLTFSVGGRWDQATTFIEDFDDEFSPRLGLNYEFKPGTSLRFSVGRARRFPEFAHKFGLAQANGRSYGNPLLGPEINWTYELGFRFTTKYISGDIAYFYDDYSDFEIAQNVTFIGFSDGGEYAEKVLGVSPARQAELTEKFNKNFTQTRSTFFINGPDVVFQGFDTSFDINPIENLNITVSYLFQRAVIGNNNPFDFSQGTPQKLLRAPDGRPVGPEFAHDNRLVYVPTHILKLGGSYTFPFGLNININGRFKSTTKFVTALYPGGLLTQPEHWIWDYKMSQPLFSGKIKLTFAIENVFSKFYYENGGIPSNVARYVIGVESRF